In Azospirillaceae bacterium, a genomic segment contains:
- the argF gene encoding ornithine carbamoyltransferase: MTDHAKKVRHFLDISDFDAATLRDILNRGLALKKTVGTPAHPQPLKGLTLATIFEKPSTRTRVSFEVGMRQLGGEVITLTGREIQLGHGETIADTGRVLSRFVNVIMIRTDHEAKVQEMAGAATIPVINGLTDTSHPCQIMADIMTFEEKRGPIEGRVVCWSGDANNVCQSWIHAAARLGFEVRVAAPKSLQPTDGTIAWAAAEGARLTVTEDPRAAAEGADIVVTDTWVSMHHKDAPARMALLAPFQVNDGLMKLASPDAIFMHCLPAHREEEVTASVIDGPQSVVWDEAENRLHAQKGILSWCLNV, encoded by the coding sequence ATGACAGATCATGCCAAGAAGGTCCGGCATTTCCTGGACATCAGCGACTTCGACGCGGCCACGCTGCGCGACATCCTGAACCGGGGCCTGGCTCTGAAGAAGACCGTCGGCACGCCGGCCCATCCGCAGCCGCTGAAGGGCCTGACGCTGGCCACCATCTTCGAGAAGCCGTCCACCCGCACCCGCGTCTCGTTCGAGGTGGGGATGCGCCAGCTGGGCGGTGAGGTCATCACCCTGACGGGCCGAGAGATCCAGCTGGGCCATGGCGAGACCATCGCCGATACCGGCCGGGTGCTGTCGCGCTTCGTCAACGTCATCATGATCCGCACGGATCATGAGGCCAAGGTGCAGGAGATGGCGGGTGCCGCCACCATCCCCGTCATCAACGGCCTGACCGACACCTCCCACCCCTGCCAGATCATGGCGGACATCATGACGTTCGAGGAGAAGCGCGGGCCGATCGAGGGCCGCGTCGTCTGCTGGAGCGGCGATGCCAACAATGTTTGCCAGAGCTGGATCCACGCCGCCGCCCGCCTGGGCTTCGAGGTTCGCGTGGCCGCACCCAAGAGCCTTCAGCCGACGGACGGGACCATCGCCTGGGCGGCGGCCGAGGGTGCCCGCCTGACGGTGACCGAGGACCCGCGCGCCGCGGCCGAGGGGGCGGACATCGTGGTGACCGACACCTGGGTGTCCATGCACCACAAGGACGCGCCTGCGCGCATGGCATTGCTGGCCCCCTTCCAGGTCAATGACGGGCTGATGAAACTGGCGTCCCCCGACGCCATATTCATGCATTGCCTGCCGGCCCATCGGGAGGAGGAGGTGACCGCCTCCGTCATCGACGGGCCGCAGTCCGTGGTCTGGGATGAGGCGGAGAATCGCCTGCACGCCCAGAAGGGCATCCTGTCCTGGTGCCTGAACGTCTAA